Part of the Acropora palmata chromosome 10, jaAcrPala1.3, whole genome shotgun sequence genome, tacaaacaacaagtTAAATTCTCAGCAATACTACAGAACAAAACATCTAATAAGAGACTGATTATTTAACAGGCCAAATTGTTGTGTCCCTGCTGGCGAATTTTGCGGATATTTACTTCCAGGGAATGCGTGACAGAAGCATGCAAAGCGGAATGAAATCCAGCTAACTGGTTGGTCAACAGCAGGAGAACAAGGCAAAGTGGTTTTTGTGGTTTTGACCAAGTCATCACTGgtgcaatttatttcacttttcacatcGGGAATAAATCGTCTTTTGATCATCCAAATTAAacatcaattcaagtttttctttttaagatttctgtcaagGAAAAACGTAGAAAATAAATTcgttttgccaaaaaaatttttttttcatcacttCAAACCAATTCCTCCCTTGCAcgttgcgagaaaacctgTCTCACCAGTCCTCTGGAGTACAAATACCCTGTGATATTTGTACTCATTTTGGgcgttatttgtactctacGAAGTCCAGTTGGATAGTAATAGTGTTTATAATGTACCTTActaataaaacaagaaaaaacgaCACTTAAATATAAGTAGCTGATGCATACTATCTACACCGTGTTCATGGTTATAAGTAGCTGATGCATACTATATACACAGTGTTCATGGTTGTTGAAGActtaattctttttctttgctctcctcttcttcttggtttgttttgttttgttctcttttggAGGTTTAACCATCATCAGTGGCTTTGACTGTTTGGAAACAGCCACCTGAGTCAGCTCTTGCTCTATCTTTGTCTtgatgcctatttccaggctcTAGTACAGAAGTGATAGTAAAAA contains:
- the LOC141893758 gene encoding uncharacterized protein LOC141893758, with protein sequence MAQGQGKKKKAAASKKTQKKALGPKKGARVIAPKKTKSVKAAKVKKSLEIGIKTKIEQELTQVAVSKQSKPLMMVKPPKENKTKQTKKKRRAKKKN